From one Aquicella lusitana genomic stretch:
- a CDS encoding EamA family transporter, with protein MQIFALILLGVLLNAGAQLMLKAGMSRIGHFEFSAANVIPIGVKVAGNLPIISGLCMYVISVVVWLLVLSRVQVSFAYPMLSIGYVVNALAANYFFGEPLTSIRILGIFVIIAGVYLVAQSSS; from the coding sequence ATGCAGATATTTGCACTCATCCTGCTGGGGGTGCTGTTAAATGCGGGTGCCCAGCTTATGCTGAAGGCGGGGATGAGCCGAATCGGTCATTTTGAATTTAGTGCAGCCAATGTGATTCCGATTGGTGTCAAAGTAGCGGGGAATTTACCCATCATTTCGGGCCTGTGCATGTACGTGATCAGTGTCGTGGTTTGGCTGCTGGTATTATCGCGCGTTCAGGTCAGCTTTGCTTATCCCATGCTAAGTATAGGTTATGTAGTCAATGCACTGGCTGCGAATTATTTTTTTGGTGAGCCATTAACGTCAATACGCATATTAGGGATTTTCGTCATTATTGCGGGCGTCTATCTGGTCGCCCAAAGTAGTTCATAA
- a CDS encoding cobalamin-binding protein, translating to MNNINPTFSRIMKVKAYLYDKPLLCRHLRWEKTAAWLFISAIFYLLFSPLVYAACEVTDDMGNKVRLNQPAQRIISLAPDITEILFAVGAGQQVVGVISGSDYPEAARHLPEVGSYSGIDLERIISLHPDLIVTWSNTFARQLMALKKMHLPVYTTEPRHLEDVPHTMINLGCLTDRTTSANKAVKQYNARLKAIRERYHAKKPVTVFYQIGSYSLITINKDSWINQVITLCGGRNIFADSRTLAPEVGWEAVVTANPDVIVSSATSEDWKSRWANWPEMAAVKNHLLFTVNPDWIDRAGPRLLDGAAQLCEYLESGRKI from the coding sequence TTGAATAACATTAATCCTACTTTTAGTCGCATCATGAAAGTGAAGGCTTACTTGTATGACAAGCCGTTGTTATGCCGCCATCTGCGATGGGAGAAAACGGCTGCCTGGTTGTTTATTTCCGCGATTTTTTATCTGCTTTTCTCTCCTCTGGTATACGCAGCCTGTGAAGTGACAGATGATATGGGCAATAAGGTGCGCCTGAATCAACCCGCACAGCGCATCATCAGTCTTGCGCCTGATATCACTGAAATATTATTTGCAGTCGGCGCAGGTCAGCAGGTAGTGGGGGTGATCAGCGGTAGTGATTATCCCGAGGCAGCACGACATCTTCCTGAAGTGGGTTCGTACAGCGGCATCGATCTTGAGCGGATCATTTCCCTGCATCCCGATTTGATCGTGACATGGAGCAATACTTTTGCGCGCCAGCTGATGGCGCTTAAAAAAATGCACCTGCCGGTTTATACGACAGAACCTCGCCATCTAGAAGATGTGCCGCACACAATGATTAATCTCGGCTGCTTGACTGACAGAACAACAAGCGCAAATAAGGCGGTTAAACAATATAACGCGCGTCTTAAGGCAATACGCGAGCGCTACCATGCAAAAAAACCTGTGACGGTTTTTTATCAGATTGGATCTTATTCTCTTATTACTATTAATAAAGATAGCTGGATTAACCAGGTCATTACGCTTTGCGGCGGGCGTAATATTTTTGCTGATAGCAGGACCCTCGCGCCTGAAGTAGGTTGGGAAGCTGTGGTCACTGCCAATCCGGATGTGATTGTGAGCAGTGCCACCAGTGAGGATTGGAAATCGCGTTGGGCAAACTGGCCAGAAATGGCCGCGGTAAAAAATCACTTACTCTTTACAGTGAATCCAGACTGGATTGACCGGGCAGGCCCGCGGTTGCTGGACGGCGCCGCTCAGCTCTGCGAGTATCTTGAGTCCGGGCGCAAAATCTAA
- the aceE gene encoding pyruvate dehydrogenase (acetyl-transferring), homodimeric type, with the protein MMTKTWSDNDPVETKEWLDSLASLIRYEGKERAQFILQALLAAAEQQGVKSGLGALMTSYCNTLSAEDQPDYPGDLKIEAAIEAILRWNAIAMVLQAKSKAGGVGGHLSSFASIATLYEVGMHHFFRGPTKDSLGDLVYFQGHSSEGNYARAFLEGRISEKQLKHFRQEAGGEGVSSYPHPWLMPNFWQFATVSLGLGMLQGVYQARFLHYLENRGLLPAGDRKVWVFCGDGEMDEPDAIAGLTLAGREKLDNLVFVVNCNLQRLDGLVRSNYKVVQELESLFRGAGWHVIKVLWGSGWDKLFAKDKTGALVKRLTECVDGDLQTAYVRGGAYTREFLFNTDELKALVADWSDEEIAGLKRGAHDPVKIYAAYHAATRHKGQPTVILTQGVKGYGLGTTTAEGRNVAHNQLDLTEEELKAFRDRFNLPLNDKELLSFSFYKPEKDSAEMQYLQAQREKLGGYLPSRRVESHPLTVPDLSVFDAVLKGSGDRAISTTMALGRILNVLLKEKEIGPRIVPIFSDEVRTFGLETLFRQVGIYSSVGQRYTPEDKEQFLYYHEAKDGQVLEEGITEAGCMASWIAAATSYATHQFPMVPFFTYYSMFGFQRVGDYIWAASDMRARGFLIGATAGRTTLEGEGLQHQDGNSLLIASTFPTCRAYDPAYGYEMAVIIQHGLKEMYAEEKDVFYYIMAMNERYAQPAMPEGVEEGIIRGMYLFQKADTSKTKHTVQLLGSGAILNEVIEAAALLKKDFDIAANVWSVTSFSELRRDGAACERENMLVGDKKPAVPYVAQCLKNQTGPVIAATDYVRAYADLIRPYLERTYVTLGTDGFGRSDTRESLRRFFEVDRYYIVVAALYALVKEGELKPAQVAAAMKKYGIDPKKPNPVTV; encoded by the coding sequence GTGATGACGAAAACGTGGAGTGATAACGATCCCGTCGAAACCAAAGAGTGGTTAGACTCTCTGGCTTCTCTTATCCGGTATGAAGGGAAAGAGCGGGCCCAGTTTATTTTGCAAGCCTTATTGGCAGCAGCAGAACAGCAAGGCGTCAAAAGCGGCCTGGGCGCTTTGATGACTTCATATTGTAATACCCTTTCAGCAGAAGACCAGCCTGACTATCCGGGCGACTTGAAAATCGAAGCGGCTATCGAAGCAATCCTTCGTTGGAACGCAATTGCAATGGTGCTGCAGGCAAAAAGCAAGGCAGGGGGTGTTGGCGGTCATTTATCTTCCTTTGCTTCTATCGCAACTTTATATGAAGTCGGCATGCATCACTTTTTTCGAGGGCCTACTAAAGACAGTCTGGGAGACCTCGTCTATTTTCAGGGCCATTCTTCAGAAGGAAATTATGCCCGTGCATTCCTGGAAGGCCGGATTTCAGAGAAACAGTTAAAGCATTTTCGCCAGGAAGCAGGAGGGGAAGGCGTTTCCTCTTATCCGCATCCATGGCTCATGCCAAACTTCTGGCAGTTTGCGACTGTCTCGCTGGGTCTTGGTATGCTACAAGGTGTTTATCAGGCGCGCTTTCTTCATTATCTCGAAAATCGAGGTCTTTTGCCTGCGGGTGATCGCAAGGTGTGGGTATTTTGCGGTGACGGAGAAATGGATGAACCCGATGCTATTGCTGGCCTGACCCTCGCGGGACGTGAAAAACTGGATAATCTTGTTTTTGTCGTTAACTGCAATTTGCAGCGCCTGGATGGTTTGGTTCGCAGTAATTACAAGGTTGTGCAGGAGCTGGAAAGCCTTTTTCGCGGCGCAGGTTGGCACGTTATCAAAGTATTATGGGGCAGTGGCTGGGATAAATTATTTGCAAAAGACAAAACAGGCGCGCTCGTCAAACGATTAACCGAATGTGTGGATGGTGACCTGCAAACTGCTTATGTGCGTGGTGGCGCTTATACACGCGAATTCCTGTTTAATACGGATGAATTAAAAGCACTGGTCGCTGACTGGTCGGATGAAGAAATTGCAGGTCTAAAGCGTGGTGCGCACGACCCAGTAAAAATTTATGCTGCTTATCATGCAGCAACCCGTCATAAGGGACAGCCTACAGTTATTTTAACGCAGGGTGTCAAAGGCTACGGTCTTGGCACAACGACCGCCGAAGGTAGAAACGTCGCGCACAACCAGCTGGACTTGACTGAAGAAGAATTAAAAGCTTTCCGCGATCGCTTTAACTTGCCGCTCAATGACAAAGAATTATTGAGTTTCAGTTTTTATAAGCCGGAAAAAGACAGCGCAGAAATGCAGTATCTGCAAGCTCAACGTGAAAAGCTGGGAGGGTATTTGCCTTCACGCCGCGTGGAATCCCATCCCTTGACGGTGCCTGACCTATCTGTGTTTGATGCCGTGCTGAAAGGTTCCGGTGACAGGGCCATCTCTACGACCATGGCCCTGGGGCGCATTCTGAATGTCCTGTTAAAAGAGAAAGAAATAGGCCCGCGCATTGTGCCTATTTTTTCCGATGAAGTGCGTACTTTTGGCCTCGAAACCCTGTTTCGCCAGGTGGGTATTTACTCATCCGTAGGCCAGCGTTACACGCCGGAAGATAAAGAACAGTTCCTGTATTATCATGAAGCTAAAGACGGCCAGGTACTCGAAGAAGGGATTACTGAAGCGGGCTGCATGGCTTCGTGGATAGCGGCAGCTACTTCTTATGCCACTCATCAGTTTCCCATGGTGCCTTTTTTCACCTATTACTCCATGTTTGGTTTTCAACGTGTAGGTGATTACATCTGGGCGGCTAGTGATATGCGTGCGCGCGGTTTCTTGATAGGGGCGACAGCCGGCCGTACAACACTGGAAGGTGAGGGCTTGCAGCATCAGGACGGTAACAGTTTATTGATCGCATCAACTTTCCCCACCTGCCGCGCTTATGATCCGGCTTATGGTTACGAAATGGCTGTCATTATTCAGCATGGCCTGAAAGAGATGTACGCTGAAGAAAAAGATGTCTTTTATTATATTATGGCCATGAACGAGCGCTATGCACAGCCAGCAATGCCGGAAGGGGTGGAGGAAGGCATCATCAGAGGGATGTACCTGTTCCAGAAAGCAGATACCAGCAAGACGAAACATACAGTACAACTGTTGGGCAGCGGCGCCATTCTGAATGAAGTGATTGAAGCAGCAGCGTTGTTGAAAAAAGACTTTGATATTGCAGCGAATGTTTGGAGCGTTACCAGCTTTAGTGAACTGAGACGTGACGGTGCCGCTTGCGAGCGTGAAAATATGCTGGTTGGCGATAAAAAACCAGCTGTGCCCTATGTGGCTCAGTGTCTGAAGAACCAGACTGGGCCAGTGATCGCAGCGACTGATTATGTACGCGCTTATGCTGATCTCATTCGTCCCTACCTTGAACGCACCTATGTGACATTGGGTACGGATGGTTTTGGTCGCAGCGATACGCGTGAAAGCTTGCGCCGTTTCTTTGAAGTGGACCGTTATTATATTGTGGTTGCTGCCTTGTATGCGCTGGTAAAAGAAGGTGAACTTAAACCTGCACAAGTCGCTGCTGCCATGAAAAAATACGGCATCGATCCGAAGAAACCTAACCCGGTAACCGTTTGA
- a CDS encoding BolA family protein: protein MQPEEIKHLIEAGLKGSEAYVEGDGTHFTAAVICPVFAGRSRIQKQQLVYDTVRAQLLDGRLHALSITTFTPEEWQQLKDDLNAEES from the coding sequence ATGCAACCAGAAGAAATTAAACACTTAATTGAAGCGGGCTTAAAAGGCTCGGAAGCGTATGTTGAAGGTGACGGCACTCATTTTACGGCTGCCGTCATCTGCCCCGTCTTTGCCGGCCGATCACGCATACAAAAGCAGCAGCTAGTCTATGATACAGTAAGAGCCCAGTTGCTGGACGGCAGGCTGCATGCCTTATCCATTACCACCTTTACACCGGAAGAATGGCAACAACTCAAAGACGATCTGAATGCAGAGGAATCCTGA
- a CDS encoding peroxiredoxin: protein MTLLVGKKAPGFTAAAVMANGEINPNFNLHEAIDGKYGIVFFYPLDFTFVCPSELIALDNRIEEFTSRNALVMGISIDSQFTHNAWRNTPVASGGIGQVRYPLIADVNHQICQAYGVEHPTAHVALRGAFIIDKQGIVRSQIVNDLPLGRNVDELLRLIDALEFHEKHGEVCPAGWTKGKTGIKPTSEGIAKFLADEAGQL from the coding sequence ATGACATTACTCGTTGGCAAAAAAGCGCCGGGGTTTACAGCGGCAGCAGTGATGGCGAATGGAGAAATCAACCCTAATTTCAACCTTCATGAAGCCATTGACGGAAAATATGGTATCGTCTTTTTTTACCCCTTAGACTTTACTTTTGTTTGCCCCTCAGAACTAATCGCGCTCGATAACCGAATTGAAGAATTCACCTCACGCAATGCGCTGGTGATGGGAATCTCTATTGATTCTCAATTCACCCATAACGCATGGCGCAATACACCTGTAGCAAGCGGCGGCATCGGTCAAGTCCGTTATCCACTCATCGCAGACGTCAACCATCAAATTTGCCAGGCTTATGGCGTCGAGCACCCGACTGCACATGTTGCGTTACGTGGTGCGTTCATCATCGATAAGCAAGGCATCGTCCGTTCTCAAATCGTGAATGATTTACCACTCGGCCGTAATGTAGATGAACTCTTGCGTCTGATTGATGCATTAGAGTTTCATGAAAAACATGGCGAAGTTTGTCCCGCAGGCTGGACCAAAGGTAAAACGGGTATCAAACCGACTTCTGAAGGAATTGCAAAGTTCCTTGCTGACGAAGCTGGGCAATTATAA
- the ampE gene encoding regulatory signaling modulator protein AmpE — protein MTFIVILIALLIERFFDWSHLRQWSWYHRYENLISERLPGKSPYLTLLLTILPLLIVIAIIDISLKGWLYGFIRLLFHLFILLYCLGPQNLWADAFSCINALTQGDAHFAADKLKTSFGITDTSYSQSLHQHLLNNIFVEANTRVFAIVFWYLILGPVGAVLYRTVALSSSEMPREDMTPTLSQTARLIKAVLDWVPVRLFTFIFALGGHFVHVLSCWQKKVLQGLSSSEALLTECGQAALGNEEQGKIPEDGSAERAAIHLLDRVFVIVLVIVALIAWVV, from the coding sequence ATGACCTTTATTGTGATTTTAATTGCCTTATTAATTGAGCGGTTTTTTGACTGGAGCCATCTGCGTCAATGGTCCTGGTATCATCGGTATGAGAACTTGATCAGTGAGCGCCTGCCCGGCAAGTCGCCTTATCTGACGCTTTTGTTAACTATCCTGCCCTTGCTCATTGTCATTGCCATCATTGATATTTCACTGAAAGGCTGGTTATACGGGTTTATCAGGCTTCTGTTTCATCTCTTTATCCTGCTGTATTGTCTTGGTCCTCAGAACCTTTGGGCCGATGCTTTTTCCTGTATCAACGCGCTGACGCAAGGTGATGCACATTTTGCAGCGGATAAATTAAAAACTTCATTTGGCATTACCGACACCAGTTATTCCCAGTCGCTGCACCAACATCTTCTTAACAATATTTTTGTGGAAGCGAATACCCGTGTGTTTGCCATTGTATTCTGGTACTTGATTTTGGGTCCTGTGGGTGCAGTTTTATACCGGACGGTTGCCTTGTCTTCGTCAGAAATGCCAAGAGAGGACATGACACCCACTCTGTCGCAAACAGCCCGTCTCATCAAGGCGGTCCTGGATTGGGTGCCCGTTCGCCTCTTTACTTTCATTTTTGCTTTGGGCGGCCATTTTGTGCATGTGTTGTCATGTTGGCAGAAAAAAGTCTTGCAGGGTTTATCAAGCAGCGAAGCTCTATTGACGGAATGCGGGCAGGCAGCGCTTGGCAATGAGGAGCAGGGCAAAATTCCCGAGGACGGTTCTGCAGAACGAGCGGCTATCCACCTGCTGGATCGTGTATTTGTGATTGTGCTAGTAATTGTTGCGCTTATCGCATGGGTTGTGTGA
- the murA gene encoding UDP-N-acetylglucosamine 1-carboxyvinyltransferase, with protein MEKLIIKGQHPLNGEIKISGAKNAALPILAASLLNSSPIQISNIPHLQDVTTIVSLLGQMGVRITLDERSNIEVDAGKLNSFHAPYELVRTMRASVLVLGPLLARFGQAEVSLPGGCAIGTRPVDQHLKGLRAMGADIRIENGYIKATAKKLNGATIVMDIVTVTGTENIMMAAVLAKGQTIIHNAAREPEVEDLANFLNTMGAHIRGAGTSTLIIEGVDELGGGRYQVLPDRIETGTYLAAAAITRGKIKLKNTRPELLESVLLKIEETGAFIDTGPDWIMLDMKGNRPRAVNISTAPYPAFPTDMQAQMMAVNTVAQGTGVITETVFENRFMHVQELQRMGAHIALKGNTAICTGTDDLHGAPVMATDLRASASLVLAGLAAKGETTIDRIYHIDRGYECIEEKLAQLGAQINRLPSDSKE; from the coding sequence ATGGAAAAGCTGATCATAAAAGGCCAACACCCCTTAAATGGCGAAATTAAAATTTCCGGCGCCAAAAATGCAGCGCTGCCGATTCTTGCCGCATCACTACTGAATAGTTCTCCCATTCAGATCAGCAATATCCCGCATTTGCAGGATGTGACGACCATTGTTAGCCTGCTCGGACAAATGGGTGTGCGCATCACGCTGGATGAGCGTTCCAATATAGAAGTAGACGCAGGAAAATTGAATTCCTTCCATGCACCTTATGAATTAGTCCGCACCATGCGGGCTTCGGTACTGGTGCTGGGACCACTGTTGGCCCGATTTGGGCAAGCAGAAGTGTCTCTGCCTGGGGGCTGTGCGATTGGTACCCGTCCTGTGGACCAGCACCTGAAAGGGCTCCGGGCCATGGGGGCTGACATTCGCATTGAAAATGGTTACATCAAAGCCACAGCCAAAAAGCTGAACGGCGCAACCATTGTAATGGATATTGTGACCGTCACCGGCACAGAAAATATCATGATGGCAGCCGTTCTCGCCAAAGGACAAACCATTATCCACAACGCAGCACGCGAACCTGAAGTGGAAGATCTGGCTAACTTTCTTAACACTATGGGAGCACACATACGCGGCGCAGGTACGTCCACCCTTATCATTGAAGGCGTCGACGAACTGGGTGGCGGACGTTATCAAGTTCTCCCTGATCGGATTGAAACAGGCACCTATCTGGCCGCAGCGGCCATTACCCGCGGCAAAATCAAACTCAAAAATACCCGGCCGGAATTACTCGAATCTGTCCTACTTAAAATTGAGGAAACGGGTGCTTTCATTGACACCGGGCCGGACTGGATCATGCTTGACATGAAAGGCAACCGTCCGCGAGCTGTCAATATCAGTACGGCTCCTTATCCAGCGTTTCCCACTGACATGCAGGCACAAATGATGGCGGTGAACACGGTCGCCCAGGGCACTGGCGTGATTACAGAAACCGTTTTTGAAAACCGCTTTATGCATGTACAGGAACTGCAGCGCATGGGCGCCCATATTGCACTCAAAGGCAATACCGCCATCTGCACGGGAACCGATGACCTGCATGGCGCACCCGTCATGGCCACTGACTTGCGTGCATCCGCAAGCCTTGTGCTGGCTGGATTGGCAGCCAAGGGCGAAACGACTATCGATCGGATTTATCATATTGATCGCGGTTACGAATGCATCGAAGAAAAGCTCGCACAGCTTGGCGCGCAAATTAATCGTTTGCCATCAGACTCAAAGGAATAA
- a CDS encoding bifunctional UDP-4-keto-pentose/UDP-xylose synthase yields MNVLILGANGFIGSHLSEAILAQTDWQIHAMDLAQDKIETCLQHPRFHFVSGDITKQKDWIRERIQHCDVILPLVAVATPALYVQDPLRVFELDFEANLEIVRQCAEYKKHVIFPSTSEVYGMCPDTEFDEENSNLVTGPINKERWIYSTSKQLLDRVIYAYGKHKGLSYTLFRPFNWYGPRLDNVFNPKPGGSRVLTQFIGNILRGENINLVNGGSQQRCFTYVGDGVDALLRIIKNKNDSARNKIFNIGNPSENISIRKLAETLISLITQSYPNYAERAKSVQLVDIDAQQYYGEGYQDVSLRVPLVRHANEQLGWTPQVSMETGLRATLDFYLN; encoded by the coding sequence ATGAACGTTTTAATTCTGGGTGCGAACGGTTTTATTGGCAGCCATTTAAGCGAAGCAATTCTTGCGCAGACTGATTGGCAGATCCATGCCATGGACTTAGCGCAGGATAAAATCGAGACTTGTCTGCAGCATCCGCGTTTTCATTTTGTAAGTGGCGATATTACCAAGCAGAAAGACTGGATCAGGGAACGCATTCAGCACTGTGATGTGATCCTGCCACTGGTTGCGGTTGCAACGCCGGCGCTCTATGTGCAGGACCCTCTGCGTGTGTTTGAACTTGACTTCGAAGCTAACCTTGAAATTGTGCGCCAGTGCGCTGAATATAAAAAACATGTGATCTTCCCCTCTACCTCAGAAGTCTATGGCATGTGCCCTGACACTGAATTTGACGAAGAAAACAGTAACCTTGTTACGGGCCCCATCAATAAGGAACGCTGGATCTATTCCACTTCGAAACAGTTATTGGATCGCGTGATTTATGCTTACGGCAAACATAAGGGATTATCTTATACCTTATTTCGTCCTTTTAACTGGTATGGTCCGCGTCTTGATAACGTGTTTAATCCCAAACCCGGCGGGTCGCGCGTGCTGACGCAATTTATAGGCAATATCCTCCGCGGTGAAAATATCAATCTCGTTAACGGCGGTTCGCAGCAGCGTTGCTTTACTTATGTTGGTGATGGCGTTGATGCTTTATTACGCATCATCAAAAATAAAAATGACAGTGCGCGTAATAAAATTTTCAATATTGGGAACCCATCCGAAAATATTTCCATACGCAAACTTGCGGAGACACTCATTAGCCTCATTACACAGTCTTATCCTAACTATGCCGAGCGGGCGAAATCCGTGCAGCTGGTTGATATTGACGCACAGCAGTATTACGGTGAAGGCTATCAGGATGTGTCATTGCGTGTGCCTTTGGTTCGCCATGCAAATGAGCAGTTAGGCTGGACACCGCAAGTCAGCATGGAAACAGGATTGCGGGCGACACTGGATTTTTATTTGAATTAA
- a CDS encoding DegT/DnrJ/EryC1/StrS family aminotransferase translates to MSEEFLPFSRPSISQAAIDEVVACLKSGWIATGPRVNQFTENLKRYFDAPHVLPLTSATAGLHVALLGMDLAPGDEVITTPLTFVATLNTIVLAGGKPVLIDIDPGTLNMDMNRLADAVTDRTRVIMPVHFAGLPVDLDPVYEIAEQRGLRVLEDAAHAIGAEYKGKRIGSFGDTQVFSFHPNKNMTTGEGGCVVTRDQQLAMQIERLRFHGIDRQAWNRYSKGGSQDYEVVLPGYKYNMMDIQAAIGIHQLQELGGFIARRNELANRYQEALSDWPQWTLPKRPPYEHLHAWHIYTPLINEEITGMNRDEFMQAMKEKNIGTGLHYRAAHLYPYYRQAFGFNLGDFPHAEDVCERIVSLPLFPGMTDAEHDKVLDVMYGIFN, encoded by the coding sequence ATGTCTGAAGAATTTTTACCATTTTCGCGCCCGTCTATCAGTCAGGCCGCCATCGATGAAGTTGTTGCCTGCTTAAAAAGCGGATGGATTGCAACAGGTCCGCGGGTGAACCAATTTACTGAAAATCTCAAGAGGTATTTTGATGCACCGCATGTGCTGCCATTAACGTCCGCAACAGCCGGTTTGCATGTTGCCCTGCTCGGAATGGATCTTGCGCCAGGGGATGAAGTGATAACAACCCCACTCACCTTTGTCGCCACATTGAATACGATTGTGCTGGCGGGCGGCAAGCCTGTTCTGATCGATATTGATCCTGGCACTTTAAATATGGATATGAACAGACTCGCGGATGCAGTCACTGATCGTACACGTGTCATTATGCCGGTTCATTTTGCCGGTCTTCCCGTGGACTTGGATCCTGTCTATGAAATAGCGGAACAGCGCGGACTTCGTGTGCTTGAAGATGCAGCGCATGCGATTGGTGCTGAATATAAAGGTAAACGTATTGGCAGCTTTGGTGACACGCAGGTTTTCAGCTTTCATCCTAACAAAAACATGACTACAGGTGAGGGCGGTTGCGTCGTTACCCGTGACCAACAGCTTGCAATGCAAATTGAACGGCTGCGTTTTCATGGCATCGACAGACAAGCCTGGAACCGTTACAGCAAGGGAGGCAGCCAGGATTATGAAGTGGTCCTGCCCGGCTATAAATACAATATGATGGATATACAAGCTGCGATTGGCATTCATCAACTTCAGGAATTGGGCGGCTTTATTGCTCGCCGCAATGAACTGGCGAATCGCTATCAGGAAGCCCTGTCTGACTGGCCGCAATGGACGCTGCCCAAGCGACCGCCTTATGAACATCTGCATGCTTGGCATATTTATACACCGCTTATCAATGAAGAAATCACGGGCATGAATCGTGATGAATTTATGCAGGCTATGAAAGAAAAGAATATAGGTACAGGTTTGCATTACCGTGCTGCGCATTTATATCCTTACTATCGTCAGGCATTTGGTTTTAATCTTGGCGATTTCCCGCACGCGGAAGACGTATGCGAACGCATCGTCAGTCTGCCGCTCTTTCCGGGCATGACAGATGCCGAACACGATAAAGTGCTCGATGTGATGTATGGTATTTTTAATTAA
- a CDS encoding pentapeptide repeat-containing protein: MNRKGYRWLFSLLLLPLLAQGANQSDLDKLVELKKAQSTYLDLSNVDLRNYSFIPGKIDLQRANLSHSNLSGVDLSKMNLSGANLSYANLANARLNQAVLTSANLQHANLSGAELHQTDLSGADLSFATLTTANLQQALFIKADLTCVNLNQADLTRSNFTEAVISGATFINTMTADIIGYDSVTDRKISCG; the protein is encoded by the coding sequence ATGAACCGGAAAGGATACCGATGGTTATTTTCGCTTCTGTTACTTCCCTTGCTTGCTCAGGGTGCAAACCAGAGTGACCTGGATAAGCTGGTCGAATTAAAGAAAGCTCAAAGTACTTATCTGGATTTATCCAATGTGGATTTGCGAAATTATTCGTTCATCCCCGGCAAGATTGATTTGCAACGGGCAAATTTATCTCACAGCAATTTATCAGGCGTTGATCTCTCAAAAATGAACCTGAGCGGCGCAAATCTAAGCTATGCCAATTTGGCAAATGCCAGACTCAATCAAGCTGTCTTGACCAGCGCCAACTTGCAGCATGCAAACCTAAGCGGCGCCGAACTGCATCAAACCGATCTATCCGGCGCAGATTTAAGCTTCGCCACCTTAACCACTGCCAACTTGCAACAAGCCCTTTTTATCAAAGCCGATCTCACGTGTGTCAATCTCAACCAAGCGGATTTAACCCGATCCAACTTTACAGAGGCCGTCATTTCGGGCGCAACGTTTATCAATACGATGACTGCCGATATCATCGGGTATGATTCCGTGACGGATAGGAAGATAAGTTGCGGATAG